The nucleotide sequence GATAAAGTTGATTTGCTGAGGTCTATGTTAACTCATTACActctatttaaattattatgaaaaaaCTGTTTTTCATTGTATGCTTTGAAACAGTAATTAACAATTCTCAAAACATAACACTTGAAGTTGCGTTTGTGGTCCAATGCATATTTCCTTTTTCGGTCAATATGTGGGTATGGTGGTGCTAACTCCTAAGACATAAATATGGATGTCATGGACCTAACTCTTACAGACTTTTATTATGGTGcttaactttatttttcttctataaatccAAGAAAGAACTTAACTATTTGAAGAGAATGATTTCAGAGGGTTATAAAATATGCTGTCcaattttaatgacatttttttgttattttaacacGAATATGATCACTATCTGTTTATATATGACTGATTGTGAGAAGGTTTTTGTTAATCAAAAGATTTCTAAGTACGCAGGTTTcatgaactatttttttttttgtcttttaaaataactaaattgtATCAACCTTTATATTGCTAATATTTTGGGACCGTTGATTGcgtgttttttagtttttagtttttttcttctaatttgaAGAAGGACTTCTAAATGACAATGAGTGAGTGGTGATCGATGATTCGGTAAGAGAAAGCATTGGACGAAGTTGGTCAACACTTTAGTCaattatttgcttttttttttcttttgcttctcccaCGTGTGACATTGGGTTTGTTCGTTTAGTTGACGCTGGTGGCAGCGGCAGCGGCAACGGCAGCGGCCGCGTTTATGTTGTTAATCGCTGAATTGAAACGacgtttaaaaatattagacgCAGGTCGTAGCGTTTGCTGCAGCGTCAtgacgcaggtacctgcggTAAGCAAACGAACAACCATACCTGCATCTGCCGCAGCCGCAGGTACTTGCGGCAGCCAAACGAACAAACCCATTTACATCTTCAAATAAACTTTGCTGCTATTAATATTATTTCCGTTAAACTAGTCCTGTATAATCATCACTAACATAATGGCGACGATTCTGAAATGATCTGTATTGATTATACTCACGATTATTAATAATACTAGACTACGATTCTGTTTCACAAACTTATAAGCATTTGTTATCGCTATACGAATTGAATTATCTTTATTCTTTAGTTAATAACAATGAGCTCTGACTTCTATcactaaaacccaaaaagataagagaaatcagTAGTTAAGTTGAAGCTTATATATGGACTCTAAGCCCATATAAAATGTAGAGTTAGACCATTTAGTTGAAAAGACCGATGCTAACAAATGGGCTTCAAgtcttaaaccaaacacataatttcttttatttatttatttttaaactaacacataagttcctttttttttatttgggccAAACAGTAACCACATAATCCTATACTTTCTGAtgaaaatcatttttcttgaGATTAAAAgtggtaagtccatttgtagaaagCACCATCACATTCAGGGATCGAATCTCGGTTcgtacgaatgtaggaatttggctaatggctCGGCCAGTTATGGCCCAATagttgacaaataaaaaagtgaTATGGACAACTATAGCACACATtacataaatttccaaaaataacaaacaatgattttggaggattttatgtgatttaggaaatttagaattttgatagattttagggaagttgatatgatttatggtaaaattctttcaaatcccacataaaactatgagatttagatttctgtatttttaactaaacaaatcctctcaaatcctccagaatccctaaaacttattaaaatccaaatccacaaattGTTTTAAGTAATAGTGGATTTTAAATCagcagttcaataacagtggatttcatgagactttttaaaatacatgattgaataacataagatttgtaatttttacacaaatcacttaaaatgtcaagttgaataaaACCCCCTTagagtatagttttgaggggtagattttagtattttgaaattatgatttaattttgaaagattaattggtgctatttttgaaattttagagatgttgtgcaaaacttattttggtgctaCATTTGAAAATCTACCTAATTTGATTGTGAAATATCTtgtattgattaattaaatttaaatctaatattataactaaataataattaacacattaaaatcatattaatttttgcatatacactctaaaaataataaattaaattggaaaattttgttgaaaaaatagTCTTTACAATATAGACAAAATAATCCACATGTCTATAACACGTCACAATTAGACAAAAGAATccacatctatatataatagcaaacccactttttttgtgtcaatttttaatccaatggatgagattagttctacttttaatccaacggtttaaaattattaatcgtgtcttttcgtcgcacccccatctttcaaatatcacacctcttaatttttgcatctctttgttgtacctcttggtttcaaaaatcacatccattaatttttacacctttttatttcacacctctatgtgttatactctttgttgtacctccatatttcacatctattaatttttacacctttatatttcacacctctatgtcttacaactctttgtttattatatataaacttttcttgactacataaacaagtttcgaaaaatTGTTTTATGAGTACTAAATAAAgtcaactttaatctaacggataaaattgtttctattatctcatctaacggtttaaaattattaatgatcccaaTAGTatcgtgtttcttcgtcgtacccccatcttttaaaaatcgcaTCTATTaaaccctttgttaatgatctcaaaaattgcaatgtttcggtccaacaattgtgtttttttgttgcacccccagctttccatgttggcacccgttagttttcacacccttttgttttacacctctttgtttatataaaattgcaatgttttgatccaacaattgtgtttcttcgttgtacccctagctctcaatggttgcacttgttagttttcacacctttttgtttcacacctctttgttttcacactctttgtttttatatatatacatatttttatggactttgaaaagagtttttgttctttgaatattattaatgatctcaccctttgttaatgatctcaaaagttgcaaagtttcagtccaacaattgtgtttcttcgttgcacctccaactttctatgttggcacccgttagttttcacacccttttgttttacacctctttatttatataaaattgcagtgttttgatccaacaattgtgtttcttcgtcgtaccccttgATTTCAATATTTGCACTGGTTagttttgcatctttttgtttaacacatttttgttttacacgtctttattttcatatttttgcatcttttcGTCATAACCCTATCTTCAAAAATCgcacataataattttttcacattttttttcacCCCTCTATGTTTTCTacctttatattttacacctctttgtttattatatataaacttttatggaatacaaaaacaagtttcgaatttattgttttctaagtattttttaaacttacaagttaataaataaaatcatagatttatatgtttatatattatagcaaattCACATTTAGGggtaaatttaaatataacaaatgagtttatttttattatctcatctaactgtttagatttgttaatgatcttaaagttgcaatattttgatccaacaattgtgtttctacGTCGTACTCCCAGCTTTCAATGTTCacatttgttagttttcgcacatttttgtttcacacctctttgtttatatatatatatatatatatttatatttatggaccttgaaaagagttttttttgttatttgactattgtttaatacctctaaatttaaaaattctgagtattattttctttcaatttattaatcgacattaattcactcatctttgttaaaagatttggattgttttatttattgattcattcatctaacttttgtttaatgtcgttttccatctaattgtattgatcatctctttcaagtattaatttaggtaattaatggtgatttctaatttttcatagatttatatttttagtcaatttggttggttgcagtTGCAGCTATGAGAtcattctcttattatttttttataaatttctatagaataataattcaaattttattctatgtgaatatcttttaaaattgattatctgagtatgattcagtaaacctaaatttatatatctttaatattgttctcttattgtcactgaatcaatttttcattttcatatataacaaatattttatttaactaatttggttaattcatcttagttattatttatgacttttatattatacatttaaaaattacaaaaagaaaattcactcgaaatgtgaaattaacaatgttaatcatttcaagttttcactttccCGTGCGGTAACGCACGGGCCGAGATCCTAGTGTCTTTAAAaggaaagtatatatttttacaaattcaaagataaaattAAGTTAGACAAAGATCGATAACAATGGCAATAATGCAAATTAGGAAACTAACGAGATTTCCCTAAATAAATTCTTGTAAAGACTTTACGAATCCAAATTTCATCCGATCAAAAAGTGTAAAGGGGTCCACGTCTTTGCGTATTACGAAATCTCGGCCGTCCACGTGTCATTTTATACATCTGGACCGTATATATTCATTCTCCTTCGTCAACCTTTGAAGACTTGACTTTTTCTCTTGCCGTTGAAGCAagtgagaagaagaaccaaatccCCTCCCTGTTCGATCTCGCCGCGGTGAAGTGACGATGAAGCCGGAGACTTTAACATTAGTTCTAGTGTATCTCGCCGGAATCATGGAAAGAGCCGACGAGTCTTTACTTCCTGGAGTTTATAAAGAAGTAGGAGATGCACTACACGTAGATCCCACAGCTCTTGGAACTTTAACTCTGTTCCGGTCTATTGTTCAGTCTTCTTGTTACCCTTTAGCCGCTTACTTGTCTTCTAGACATAACCGAGCTCACGTCATCGCTCTCGGCGCTTTCCTCTGGGCCACTGCTACGTTCCTTGTCGCCGTTTCCACCACTTTTTTACAGGTTTTGACTTCTTCTTTACCCTTTTTGCTCTGTTCTAAGTAAACTGGAATCAGATCTGTTGGATTTTGGAATCTGTTGATCTGGGTAGCACAAAGTGTGGAGCTTGATTAGGAAAGGTTTCAGTTTAGGCTACTAGACAATCAAAGATCGTTGCTTTTTGTGGTTTGATGTTGAGATTCATTTGGtttaatagaaagaagaaggcaTGAGAACTTACTCTGTGTTATTGTATTCTTCAGGGGGTTGCTTGGTTCGAAAGTGAATTTGGATTTTACCCATTTGCCACAAATGTGAATGGAATGGATTTTACATTTTTGCTATATGTTTTGCTGGTTGAAACTAGGTGGCAGTATCAAGAGGCTTGAACGGGATAGGGCTGGCCATTGTGACACCAGCGATTCTATCACTAGTAGCTGACTCAACTGATGACAGTAACCGTGGCGTGGCATTTGGATGGCTAGGACTAACTTCAAATATTGGTTCTATACTTGGCAATGTTTGTTCTATCCTCTTAGCCTCCAAATCTTTCAATGGCATTGCTGGCTGGAGAGTTGCCTTCCTTTTGGTAGGATTTGTAAGCGTGATAGTTGGTATCTTGGTCCGCCTCTTCGCCAGTGATCCTCATTACAGCgacaagaaaatcacaaaacttGACAAAGGCAAACCTTTCTGGTCAGACATAAGTGATCTATTGAGAGAGGCAAAGATGGTTATAAAAATTCCATCTTTCCAAATCTTTGTTGCTCAGGGAGTTTCAGGTTGCTTCCCTTGGTCAGCTTTGGCTTTTGCACCATTGTGGCTAGAACTCATCGGTTTCTCCCATAAAACAACCGCGGTTCTAATAACTCTCTTCACCGTTTCTTGCTCTATCGGAGGTTTATTTGGAGGATACATGGGAGATTCTCTTGCCAAGAAGTTCCCTAATGCCGGTAGGATCATCCTATCTCAGATAAGCTCTGCTTCGGCGATTCCTTTAGCTGCGATTTTGCTTATCGGATTACCTGATGACCCTTCCACGGCCTTTAGCCACGGTCTAGTTATTGTCATCATGGGATTATGCATGTCATGGAATGCTGCAGCTACAAACGGGTAAGtttaatacatatattacaatcttcttgaaatattttgttaaccTTGGAAGAATCTGCTTGAAATGGTTTTATACAGTCCGATATTTGCAGAGATTGTTCCAGAGAGAGCACGGACAAGCATCTACGCGTTAGACAAATCATTCGAGTCAATATTAGCTTCTTTTGCTCCTCCTATTGTAGGGATGCTTGCTCAGAACATCTATGGATATAAACCTATCCCGGAAGGATCGTCAAGCTCGATCAAGGTTGAAACAGACAGAGAGAACGCAGCATCGCTAGCTAAAGCACTCTACACATCGATCGGGATCCCAATGGTGATATGTAGCACAATCTACTCGTTCCTATACTGCACATACCCGAGGGACCGAGACAGAGCGAAAATGCAAGCTTTGATCGAGTCAGAGATGCATCAActcaacgaagaagaagaggaagatgagatcGAGGTGAAATGTCTCGGAGGAGAGGAACATGATGAGACTTATTTGCTGAAGCAGCATCAGAGTGAGAGTGTCAGATGATATGGGTTATTGAGCTGACAATAGGGTTCCATACTTCAATGATAGGAAAATGGGGTGATGCTTACAATTTTTGTAAAAGGAAAGCACTTAAGTGCAATATACCGGTAGATAACAAAACATTACAAGAAcagagtgatttttttttttggttcttgtaaggaaaatatattaatgagtGTTGAATGATACATATCTCGCTTTCTTAATTTCCAAAGATCAATTCATAAATGCGGAGtattaatttggtaaaaaacatTAGACATAAGTGAAATTAAACCGGATATAAACCGGGTTCCGacagaacaaagagaaagaggtaGGGGCGCGTCAGTATATTGGAATTATTTCGATATTTGGGGTTCTGATAATTCACtttactcttctttctttcccaaACTTTTATACACAAAGAGCGAAGAtccatctctcatctctctctctctctctcgtcttcaaCGTTGTTGTCAGTTCCTATGTCGAATCGTGGCGCCTAAATGCAGCTGTACAATTCTTCAATTCATCGTAAAGATCGAAGAAGTAGCAGTAGTCATCTACTGTTTTGTAGGGTTACTTTGCCAATTTCCTAATTTTAggtatcttcttttttttcttcttagccTTTTCTCTCTCAGTCAAAACAaaagtttctctttttgttgtttgtaacgTATACGAAAGacttgggttttttttttaatgggtaTCTCAAAGATTCATGCtttcaattataattttcaGAATCCTCTTCTGGGTCTGGGTTCTTTACACCAAATTTAGCTGATTTGAAGTGTTTCAGAACTCAGATCTTAGTGGCTTTTTACACATCAAGAAGCTCCATTGTTGTCCTCTTGTCCCCAGAGATCTAATTGATTAGAGTAATGTTGTCTTTTAGTTGCGAAATCAATTTGGTTTTATGGAAATTTAcaagatgttttttttggtcgatTCTAGTTGTCTCTTTGTTTCCCTctatgattttttcaaaaattaggaccactctgatttttttttttcgtgtaaGATCCAATTTCGCCTTTCGTTTTCAGAATTTTTACTTGGCAAGTAGatgcatattaattttttattattattattggaaaAAATCTTTACTTGCTTCATATTTTTGAGCTAatgatatgtttgtttggtatttgtTGTTATGTAGATTATTAATTGATTGATAGCAACATCGAAGAAGAAGCGTACACAAGTTTTGGTTGTCAATGGATAAAGCTTCATCACAAGAGTGTCCTTATCCAGGATGTTTCTTCTGTGTAATGAAAGAAGGCAACCCTAGTAAACGAAGATCATGCATTCTCAAATTCTTTCGAGATCTTCCTTCTCAAGACGATGATGGTCAAGTTCTTCCCATTAGTGGTCTATGGAACACTGCAATGGCTCATCCTAACGATCCTGAGTTCATTGAGCTTGGAATCTTTGAGTGTATGTCTGCTTTGATATGGAAAGGTCTTAAAAACCGGCGTTGGTTATCTCATGACCAGAACATATACATTCCTTATTACGCTGCTCACATTATAGGGTCTTACACTATGAATATGGAGGAGTTTGCTGAGAGAAGTGTTGAAGCTGGTGTAATTGCTCCACTTGTTGAGCTTTTAAGAGGTAGGCTTACTTGGGTTGAACAAAGAGTTGCGGTTCGTGCTTTAGGTCATTTAGCTACTTATCCTAGTACTTTCCCTGCTGTTGCGAATCATGGTGAGATCCTTGAGCTTGCTATACAGTTGGCTATGAGCTCTTTGGAAATAGTTTATTCTCATTTTTACCAGTATCCGGATCGAAGGTTGAGTTACCATTGTGATCTGCTTACACGTGGGATGGGAGGTGTTGAGATGGAGTCAAGAAAAGCTGAGGAATGGGCTAGCCAGTTGCAGTGTTGGTCTCTTCAGCTCATAAACTGTTTCGCCTTTAAACCAGAGTTTCTTCCCACTCTGTGCAAACCTGAGTTTCTAGTGAATCTTCCGGTTATGTGGGGTGGACTTGTTAATGAGAACTCTCCGGCTGGTATTGGTTTGCTTAGAACAATCTGTCAGCATAAACTTGGCCGTGGACCTGTCTCTGCGTGTCCAGGAATGATTGAGGCTTTGTGTAACATCGCTCGTTCTTCTGATGATTGGCAGTATATGGCGATCGAGTGTCTTCTTTGGTTGCTTCAAGATCCTAATACATCTCACAAAGTAATAGACAAAGCAGTGCCTACGCTTGTTGATCTTGCAGAGATCACAAACTTGGGTGATCACAAGAAACTTGGAGATTCAATTGTGAGTGTTCTTCAAGAATGCAGCTCCATGGGTAACCGTTCAAGGGAACTGATCGAAGAGACAGTAAGTTCCAGACAAAGACTTAAATGGGAGAAGAGTATGCCTAAAGAGGATCTTCATATCAAGCAAGCAGCAGCGTTAGTGGTCAAACTCGAAGGAAactctctgttttcttcaggAGACATCGCTGGTGCAGCGGAGAAGTACTCGGAAGCTTTGTCTTTATGTCCAATGAGGTCAAAGAAGGAAAGAGTAGTGTTGTATAGCAATAGAGCTCAGTGCCATCTCTTGTTGCAACAGCCTCTGGTTGCTATAAGCGACGCCACACGTGCGCTTTGCTTGCACAATCCTGTAAACCGGCATGCTAAGAGTCTTTGGAGAAGAGCTCAGGCTTATGATATGTTAGGTTTAGCTAAAGAGAGTTTGTTGGACGCTATCTTGTTCATCAACGAGTGTTCTCAGTCGAATGACCCTGATCTCTCCATGAGACAGAACAAGGTTCCTGATTACGCGGAGAGGTTGGTAAAGAAGCAGATGCGAGCAGCTTGGTTGTTTAAAGAAGCAGCATTGAAGCATGGAGGTGTGCATAGGAAAGGCGAAGATAGAGAAGTGTATGGAAATGAAACCGATGATTCGGAATGGGAAACAGCGAGTGAGAGTGATATTGGAGATGATGGACGAGATCACATGGGACTTGAtgacgaggaggaagaggaagatgaaggcCATGGAGAGAAGTGGAAGAACCGGGATAAATCGAGTGAGAAAACTGAAAAAACTTCAGCCAAAGGTGAGATTTTTACCGGTTTACTTGCATGATTATATAATGATCACATTAGTCAATATATAGTTGTTGGTTCTAAAATCTATGAATTTGGTCCAGGTATGAGGCATGGATACAGCATAAAGCTAGCAGAAGATGAAATCTGAAGCATTGGAAAGAAACAACGGATCAATATTCGTTAAAAGAAGTTTGGGAAGAAAAGACAAGTCTTTGTATGGGTTTTAGTCTTTTGTTACAAGCAAGAAACAACTTGCTTTTCATGGAATATGTaagttctctcttttttttttcttccctttctttatttagttttgCGTGATGGTAGAATTTGTGGTAAATTTGATCCATTTgagtaaagaagaaaggaacaaatgttttgttttttcagttgttttattttgtggtgtatGTAACTTTCAATTTgtataaattacattttctcTTGTGTTAAAAAATAATGGGGGGGAGGTTATTGTCTATAGTTTTCGCTATAAGAAAGGGGATTTTCGTGGGTAATGAGTACGATACACTATTGTAAAGTAGAAGATTTGAAAAATGGAAGATCTACACTCGAAGACACGAGCGTGAAACTTGATTGGTGGCAAGAGGATATGTACCAAGTCACTATTTACCTTTTTACGTCAGGTTTGAGAAGATATAT is from Camelina sativa cultivar DH55 chromosome 20, Cs, whole genome shotgun sequence and encodes:
- the LOC104769219 gene encoding uncharacterized protein LOC104769219 — protein: MDKASSQECPYPGCFFCVMKEGNPSKRRSCILKFFRDLPSQDDDGQVLPISGLWNTAMAHPNDPEFIELGIFECMSALIWKGLKNRRWLSHDQNIYIPYYAAHIIGSYTMNMEEFAERSVEAGVIAPLVELLRGRLTWVEQRVAVRALGHLATYPSTFPAVANHGEILELAIQLAMSSLEIVYSHFYQYPDRRLSYHCDLLTRGMGGVEMESRKAEEWASQLQCWSLQLINCFAFKPEFLPTLCKPEFLVNLPVMWGGLVNENSPAGIGLLRTICQHKLGRGPVSACPGMIEALCNIARSSDDWQYMAIECLLWLLQDPNTSHKVIDKAVPTLVDLAEITNLGDHKKLGDSIVSVLQECSSMGNRSRELIEETVSSRQRLKWEKSMPKEDLHIKQAAALVVKLEGNSLFSSGDIAGAAEKYSEALSLCPMRSKKERVVLYSNRAQCHLLLQQPLVAISDATRALCLHNPVNRHAKSLWRRAQAYDMLGLAKESLLDAILFINECSQSNDPDLSMRQNKVPDYAERLVKKQMRAAWLFKEAALKHGGVHRKGEDREVYGNETDDSEWETASESDIGDDGRDHMGLDDEEEEEDEGHGEKWKNRDKSSEKTEKTSAKGMRHGYSIKLAEDEI
- the LOC104769218 gene encoding uncharacterized protein LOC104769218 isoform X2; protein product: MKPETLTLVLVYLAGIMERADESLLPGVYKEVGDALHVDPTALGTLTLFRSIVQSSCYPLAAYLSSRHNRAHVIALGAFLWATATFLVAVSTTFLQVAVSRGLNGIGLAIVTPAILSLVADSTDDSNRGVAFGWLGLTSNIGSILGNVCSILLASKSFNGIAGWRVAFLLVGFVSVIVGILVRLFASDPHYSDKKITKLDKGKPFWSDISDLLREAKMVIKIPSFQIFVAQGVSGCFPWSALAFAPLWLELIGFSHKTTAVLITLFTVSCSIGGLFGGYMGDSLAKKFPNAGRIILSQISSASAIPLAAILLIGLPDDPSTAFSHGLVIVIMGLCMSWNAAATNGDCSRESTDKHLRVRQIIRVNISFFCSSYCRDACSEHLWI
- the LOC104769218 gene encoding uncharacterized protein LOC104769218 isoform X1: MKPETLTLVLVYLAGIMERADESLLPGVYKEVGDALHVDPTALGTLTLFRSIVQSSCYPLAAYLSSRHNRAHVIALGAFLWATATFLVAVSTTFLQVAVSRGLNGIGLAIVTPAILSLVADSTDDSNRGVAFGWLGLTSNIGSILGNVCSILLASKSFNGIAGWRVAFLLVGFVSVIVGILVRLFASDPHYSDKKITKLDKGKPFWSDISDLLREAKMVIKIPSFQIFVAQGVSGCFPWSALAFAPLWLELIGFSHKTTAVLITLFTVSCSIGGLFGGYMGDSLAKKFPNAGRIILSQISSASAIPLAAILLIGLPDDPSTAFSHGLVIVIMGLCMSWNAAATNGPIFAEIVPERARTSIYALDKSFESILASFAPPIVGMLAQNIYGYKPIPEGSSSSIKVETDRENAASLAKALYTSIGIPMVICSTIYSFLYCTYPRDRDRAKMQALIESEMHQLNEEEEEDEIEVKCLGGEEHDETYLLKQHQSESVR